In a single window of the Streptomyces sp. NBC_00285 genome:
- the speB gene encoding agmatinase — translation MSASGTPRGPVDSSRIPRYAGPATFARLPRLDEVGRADVAVVGVPFDSGVSYRPGARFGGNAIREASRLLRPYNPAQDAAPFALAQVADGGDIAVNPFDIHEAVETIEAAADELLGTGARLMTLGGDHTIALPLLRSVAKKHGPVALLHFDAHLDTWDTYFGAEYTHGTPFRRAVEEGILDTSALSHVGTRGPLYGKQDLDDDAKLGFGIVTSADVMRRGVDEVADQLRQRIGDRPLYISIDIDCLDPAHAPGTGTPEAGGMTSRELLEILRGLASCNLVSADVVEVAPAYDHAEITSVAASHTAYELTTIMSRQIAEARAQEKAAK, via the coding sequence ATGAGCGCATCCGGGACGCCCCGCGGCCCCGTCGACTCCTCCCGCATCCCCCGGTACGCCGGCCCGGCGACCTTCGCCCGGCTGCCGCGTCTCGACGAGGTCGGCCGGGCCGATGTCGCCGTGGTCGGGGTGCCGTTCGACTCGGGTGTCTCGTACCGGCCCGGCGCCCGCTTCGGCGGCAACGCGATCCGCGAGGCGTCCCGCCTGCTGCGGCCCTACAACCCGGCGCAGGACGCGGCTCCCTTCGCGCTGGCGCAGGTGGCGGACGGGGGCGACATCGCCGTCAACCCGTTCGACATCCACGAGGCCGTGGAGACGATCGAGGCGGCGGCGGACGAGCTGCTGGGGACCGGCGCCCGGCTCATGACCCTCGGCGGCGACCACACCATCGCGCTCCCGCTGCTGCGGTCGGTGGCCAAGAAGCACGGCCCGGTGGCGCTGCTGCACTTCGACGCCCACCTCGACACGTGGGACACGTACTTCGGCGCCGAGTACACGCACGGGACGCCGTTCCGGCGGGCGGTCGAGGAGGGCATCCTGGACACCTCGGCGCTCTCCCACGTGGGCACGCGCGGGCCGCTCTACGGCAAGCAGGACCTGGACGACGACGCCAAGCTGGGCTTCGGCATCGTCACCTCGGCGGACGTCATGCGGCGCGGTGTCGACGAGGTCGCCGACCAGCTCCGGCAGCGCATCGGCGACCGGCCCCTCTACATCTCCATCGACATCGACTGCCTGGACCCGGCGCACGCGCCCGGCACCGGCACGCCCGAGGCGGGCGGCATGACCTCCCGCGAGTTGCTGGAGATCCTGCGAGGTCTGGCATCGTGCAACCTGGTGTCGGCGGACGTCGTCGAGGTGGCCCCCGCGTACGACCACGCGGAGATCACGTCGGTGGCGGCCTCCCACACCGCGTACGAACTGACCACGATCATGTCCCGCCAGATCGCAGAGGCGAGGGCTCAGGAGAAGGCTGCGAAGTGA
- a CDS encoding serine hydrolase, giving the protein MTRGIFRHRKWIAAGALAASVAVATPAAAATAPAVSCTSAKAGLADKLKRDITSAVTNRSGTIAVGVYDRTTKTTCTLRASTAYDSASVVKVTVLATLLWDAKKHDRYLTATENTLAKAMITKSDNDATSKLWKQLGLTKIKGFLTAAGMTQTKPGANNYWGLTQITVTDEQKLLKLVSAKNTVLSDNSRAYILKLMGQVISSQRWGTPYGAGSGIAVHVKNGWLQRSTHGWRVHSVGTFTGGGHDYTITVLTHGNSTMNYGITTIQGVAKAVHRDLAAS; this is encoded by the coding sequence ATGACACGGGGGATATTCAGACACAGGAAATGGATCGCCGCGGGCGCGCTGGCCGCGAGCGTCGCCGTCGCCACGCCGGCCGCCGCCGCGACCGCACCGGCCGTCAGCTGCACGTCCGCCAAGGCGGGCCTCGCCGACAAACTCAAGCGGGACATCACGTCCGCCGTCACGAACCGCTCGGGCACGATCGCCGTGGGCGTCTACGACCGCACGACGAAGACCACCTGCACCCTCAGGGCCTCCACCGCCTACGACTCCGCGAGCGTCGTCAAGGTGACCGTCCTCGCCACGCTGCTGTGGGATGCCAAGAAGCACGACAGGTATCTGACCGCCACCGAGAACACCCTCGCCAAGGCCATGATCACCAAGTCGGACAACGACGCGACCAGCAAGCTGTGGAAGCAGCTCGGCCTGACGAAGATCAAGGGCTTCCTCACCGCGGCCGGCATGACCCAGACCAAGCCGGGGGCGAACAACTACTGGGGCCTGACGCAGATCACCGTCACCGACGAGCAGAAGCTGCTCAAGCTGGTCAGCGCGAAGAACACCGTCCTGAGCGACAACTCGCGCGCCTACATCCTCAAGCTGATGGGCCAGGTCATCTCGTCGCAGCGCTGGGGCACCCCGTACGGCGCCGGGTCGGGCATCGCGGTGCACGTCAAGAACGGCTGGCTGCAGCGCTCCACGCACGGCTGGCGGGTGCACAGCGTCGGCACCTTCACGGGCGGCGGCCACGACTACACGATCACGGTGCTCACCCACGGCAACAGCACCATGAACTACGGCATCACGACGATCCAGGGTGTCGCGAAGGCCGTTCACCGGGATCTCGCGGCGAGCTGA
- a CDS encoding esterase-like activity of phytase family protein, with product MQLRTVLATTTAALAAATCLTAGPAVASAPALAPVSHVCSPSVTLDRFSDALDKTTYDGTFVGNLSALAVDRDGSLVALSDRSALFGLDARTLAPTSVVPLADENGAALDSEGLVVDRDGTRLVTSETEPSIRRYSKDGRILGRLPVPASLQVAPAGRATSNQTFEGLTLMNGGRTLLASMEYALSGDTAGIVRFQTWQRHGKSWKPGAQYAYRTDAAFLGVPEVQALPDGRLLVLERGFTSGVGNTVRLYLADPRRATDTAGVENLTGQTDVRLIRKTLLTDIASCPALGATAKQPQPNPLLDNIEGMTVTGHDKGRLKVLLVSDDNQNAVQTTRFYYLRVRV from the coding sequence ATGCAGCTGAGAACCGTACTCGCGACCACCACCGCGGCCCTGGCGGCGGCGACCTGCCTGACGGCAGGACCTGCCGTCGCCTCGGCCCCGGCCCTGGCTCCAGTGAGCCACGTCTGCTCGCCGTCCGTCACCCTCGACCGCTTCTCCGACGCGCTCGACAAGACGACGTACGACGGCACCTTCGTCGGCAACCTCTCCGCGCTCGCGGTGGACCGGGACGGCTCGCTCGTCGCTCTGTCGGACCGTTCCGCCCTCTTCGGCCTGGACGCGCGGACCCTCGCGCCGACGTCGGTCGTCCCGCTCGCCGACGAGAACGGCGCCGCGCTGGACTCCGAGGGCCTGGTGGTCGACCGGGACGGCACCCGCCTGGTCACGTCGGAGACCGAGCCGTCGATCCGCCGGTACTCGAAGGACGGCAGGATCCTCGGCCGCCTCCCCGTCCCGGCCTCCCTCCAGGTGGCCCCGGCCGGCCGCGCCACGTCGAACCAGACCTTCGAGGGCCTGACCCTCATGAACGGTGGCCGCACCCTCCTTGCCTCCATGGAGTACGCGCTCTCCGGCGACACGGCCGGCATCGTCCGTTTCCAGACCTGGCAGCGGCACGGGAAGAGCTGGAAGCCCGGCGCCCAGTACGCGTACCGCACCGACGCCGCCTTCCTCGGCGTCCCCGAGGTCCAGGCCCTCCCGGACGGCCGCCTCCTGGTGCTGGAACGCGGCTTCACCTCCGGCGTCGGCAACACGGTCCGCCTCTACCTGGCCGACCCCCGCCGCGCCACGGACACGGCCGGAGTCGAGAACCTGACCGGCCAGACCGACGTGCGCCTCATCAGGAAGACCCTGCTCACGGACATCGCGAGCTGCCCGGCCCTGGGCGCCACGGCGAAGCAGCCCCAGCCGAACCCCCTCCTCGACAACATCGAGGGCATGACGGTCACGGGCCACGACAAGGGTCGCCTCAAGGTGCTCCTGGTGAGTGACGACAACCAGAACGCGGTGCAGACGACGCGGTTCTACTACCTGCGGGTCCGGGTCTGA
- a CDS encoding endonuclease I family protein, with protein sequence MLATRIRSWKSVALTTAAVLVGFAAPVVTTTPAAATTTAYDATYYKNAVGKTGTSLKSSLHTIISANVTKISYSAVWDALKVTDQDPNNSSNVILLYSGVSRAKSLNGGDVGDWNREHVWAKSHGDFGEVTGPGTDLHHLRPADVQVNSIRGNLDFDNGGSAVTNGGGSTVDSDSFAPRAADRGDVARMILYMAVRYEGDDGFADLEPNEKVGNGSNPYIGKLSVLKAWSEADPPSAFEEKRNQAIYDTYQHNRNPFIDHPEWVEAIW encoded by the coding sequence ATGCTGGCGACACGCATACGCAGCTGGAAGTCGGTGGCGCTCACCACCGCCGCCGTGCTGGTCGGGTTCGCCGCCCCGGTCGTGACCACGACCCCGGCCGCCGCCACCACGACCGCGTACGACGCGACGTACTACAAGAACGCGGTCGGCAAGACAGGGACGAGCCTGAAGTCGTCCCTGCACACGATCATCAGCGCCAACGTCACGAAGATCTCGTACTCCGCGGTCTGGGACGCGCTCAAGGTCACCGACCAGGACCCGAACAACAGCAGCAACGTGATCCTGCTGTACAGCGGCGTCTCGCGCGCCAAGTCCCTCAACGGCGGCGACGTCGGCGACTGGAACCGCGAGCACGTGTGGGCCAAGTCCCACGGCGACTTCGGCGAGGTCACCGGCCCCGGCACCGACCTGCACCACCTGCGCCCGGCGGACGTCCAGGTCAACAGCATCCGCGGCAACCTGGACTTCGACAACGGCGGCAGCGCGGTCACCAACGGCGGCGGCAGCACCGTCGACTCCGACTCCTTCGCGCCGCGCGCCGCGGACCGGGGCGACGTGGCCCGCATGATCCTGTACATGGCCGTGCGCTACGAGGGCGACGACGGCTTCGCCGACCTGGAGCCCAACGAGAAGGTCGGCAACGGCAGCAACCCGTACATCGGCAAGCTCTCCGTCCTCAAGGCCTGGAGCGAGGCGGACCCGCCGAGCGCCTTCGAGGAGAAGCGCAACCAGGCCATCTACGACACCTACCAGCACAACCGCAACCCGTTCATCGACCACCCGGAGTGGGTCGAGGCGATCTGGTAG
- a CDS encoding phosphatase, translating to MPIPGTPSRAELVDHLVKTRIAGEVATPRENNLSHYRQLANGNRHYWFGLELGDRWSDEQDVLAVMAERAGVSDDPEYRYGQDTIDPELTVGGLERMAARLRKAADGQQRVLFATGHPGGLLDVHHATAAALRAAGCEIVVIPDGLQTDEGYVMQFADVAVLEHGATLWHTHSGEPMKAILTALEREGRPLPDLVVADHGWAGYAGQHGVDSVGYADSNDPALFVGESEGTVQVTVPLDDHVVSPRHYDPMTAYLLSEAALR from the coding sequence ATGCCGATACCCGGGACACCCAGCCGCGCCGAGCTCGTCGACCACCTTGTGAAGACCCGTATCGCGGGTGAGGTCGCCACCCCGCGTGAGAACAACCTCTCCCACTACCGTCAGCTGGCGAACGGCAACCGCCACTACTGGTTCGGTCTGGAGCTGGGCGACCGCTGGAGCGACGAGCAGGACGTGCTCGCGGTGATGGCGGAGCGGGCGGGGGTCAGCGACGACCCGGAGTACCGGTACGGCCAGGACACCATCGACCCCGAGCTGACCGTCGGCGGCCTTGAGCGCATGGCGGCCCGGCTGCGCAAGGCGGCGGACGGGCAGCAGCGGGTGCTCTTCGCGACCGGTCACCCCGGCGGGCTCCTCGACGTGCACCACGCCACGGCGGCGGCACTGCGCGCGGCCGGCTGCGAGATCGTGGTCATCCCGGACGGGCTGCAGACGGACGAGGGGTACGTCATGCAGTTCGCGGACGTGGCGGTCCTGGAACACGGCGCCACCCTGTGGCACACGCACTCCGGCGAGCCGATGAAGGCCATCCTCACCGCCCTGGAGCGCGAGGGCCGCCCGCTGCCCGACCTGGTCGTCGCCGACCACGGCTGGGCGGGGTACGCCGGACAGCACGGCGTGGACTCCGTCGGGTACGCCGACTCCAACGACCCGGCCCTGTTCGTCGGCGAGTCGGAGGGCACGGTCCAGGTGACGGTCCCGCTCGACGACCATGTCGTGAGCCCGCGCCACTACGACCCGATGACGGCGTATCTCCTCAGCGAGGCCGCGTTGCGCTAG
- a CDS encoding acyl-CoA thioesterase: MSQALQDLLDLLDLEQIEENIFRGASRPAVVPRVFGGQVAAQALVAAGRTVPEDRLAHSLHAYFLRPGDPGAPIVYTVDRMNDGRSFTARRVLAVQHGQPIFALSASFQRHEEGFDHQAPMPAAPDPVTLPTSAERLRGYDHLDAAVVERFLETREAIDLRYVEDPPYGKFGESREPHSQVWFRTNGKLADDPLLHVVLATYVSDMTLLDSVLLAHGRGGWAVGDVVGASLDHAMWFHRPFRADEWLLYDQESPSASGGRGLGQARIYTQEGQLAISVIQEGVVRAPRRT; encoded by the coding sequence ATGAGCCAGGCACTTCAGGATCTCCTCGATCTGCTCGACCTCGAGCAGATCGAGGAGAACATCTTCCGCGGCGCGTCCCGCCCCGCCGTCGTCCCCCGCGTCTTCGGCGGGCAGGTCGCGGCGCAGGCGCTCGTCGCCGCCGGGCGGACGGTCCCCGAGGACCGGCTCGCCCACTCCCTGCACGCGTACTTCCTGCGCCCAGGTGACCCGGGCGCGCCGATCGTCTACACCGTCGACCGTATGAACGACGGCCGCTCCTTCACCGCGCGCCGCGTGCTCGCCGTCCAGCACGGCCAGCCGATCTTCGCCCTCTCCGCGTCCTTCCAGCGGCACGAGGAGGGCTTCGACCACCAGGCCCCGATGCCGGCCGCCCCCGACCCGGTCACCCTCCCGACCTCCGCGGAGCGGCTGCGCGGCTACGACCACCTGGACGCGGCTGTCGTCGAGCGGTTCCTGGAGACGCGCGAGGCGATCGACCTGCGCTACGTCGAGGACCCGCCGTACGGGAAGTTCGGCGAGTCGCGCGAACCCCACTCCCAGGTCTGGTTCCGCACCAACGGCAAGCTCGCGGACGATCCGCTCCTGCACGTCGTCCTCGCCACCTACGTCTCCGACATGACGCTCCTCGACTCGGTCCTCCTCGCGCACGGCCGCGGCGGCTGGGCCGTCGGTGACGTGGTCGGGGCCTCGCTCGACCACGCGATGTGGTTCCACCGCCCCTTCCGCGCCGACGAATGGCTCCTGTACGACCAGGAGTCGCCGTCGGCCTCGGGTGGCCGCGGTCTCGGCCAGGCCCGTATCTACACGCAGGAGGGCCAGTTGGCGATCTCGGTGATCCAGGAGGGCGTCGTCCGGGCGCCCCGGCGCACCTGA
- a CDS encoding thiamine pyrophosphate-binding protein, which translates to MTHDHDLVLRPTPAQTAAALNPPPGRNGGDLVVETLAGLGATTVFGLPGQHALGVFDALRRSDLRYIGLRVENNAGFAADAYGRITGEAAPLLLSTGPGALTSLAALQEAAAASAPVLAISSQIPTAGLGGGRHGYLHELPDQSASFRGVVKSVHTVRAQSQIPSAIEAAWKSALTAPHGPVWVEIPQDVLLAPTLIPVVTGGDAFPEELPPRPELTAVAADLLSSAARPAIIAGGGVVRSDASGKLRRLAELLQAPVVTTPGGKGAFPWTHPLSLRSWIEDRHTTDFLEDADVVLVVGSGLGELSSNYHTFKPRGRVIQIEADLGKLESNHPALGIHADARLALQALLETVTERSDPSAPERVREVLTKVADRIAAQELTLEQELLASIRRALPAASPSFWDMTILAYWAWSAFDAKGPNLLHSAQGAGGLGYGFPAALGAAVADPSHPVLAVSGDGGALYSIAELATARQYDLDVTWLIVDDGGYGILREYMTDAFGETTATELTRPDYVALAESFGVPGVRTSPETLADDLSKAFAAPGPSVVVLPAVLRMFAATHLDG; encoded by the coding sequence GTGACTCACGACCACGACCTGGTGCTCCGTCCGACCCCCGCGCAGACGGCGGCCGCACTGAACCCGCCGCCCGGCCGCAACGGCGGAGACCTGGTCGTGGAGACCCTTGCCGGGCTCGGCGCGACCACCGTCTTCGGTCTTCCCGGCCAGCACGCGCTCGGCGTGTTCGACGCGCTACGGCGGTCCGACCTCCGCTACATCGGTCTGCGGGTCGAGAACAACGCGGGCTTCGCGGCGGACGCGTACGGCAGGATCACCGGCGAGGCGGCCCCGCTGCTGCTGTCGACGGGACCGGGGGCGCTGACGTCCCTGGCGGCCCTCCAGGAGGCGGCCGCCGCTTCGGCGCCGGTGCTGGCGATCAGCAGCCAGATCCCCACCGCCGGTCTCGGCGGTGGCCGGCACGGCTACCTCCACGAACTCCCGGACCAGTCGGCCTCGTTCAGGGGCGTGGTCAAGTCGGTCCACACCGTCCGCGCCCAGTCCCAGATCCCCTCCGCGATCGAGGCGGCCTGGAAGTCGGCGCTGACCGCCCCGCACGGCCCGGTGTGGGTGGAGATCCCGCAGGACGTCCTGCTGGCCCCGACCCTGATCCCCGTGGTGACGGGCGGCGACGCCTTCCCGGAGGAGCTGCCACCGCGCCCCGAACTGACGGCGGTGGCGGCGGACTTGCTGTCGAGCGCCGCCCGCCCTGCGATCATCGCGGGCGGGGGAGTCGTACGGTCGGACGCGTCGGGCAAGCTTCGCCGGCTCGCCGAGCTGCTGCAGGCGCCGGTGGTCACGACGCCGGGCGGCAAGGGCGCCTTCCCCTGGACGCACCCCCTGTCCCTCCGGTCCTGGATCGAGGACCGCCACACCACGGACTTCCTGGAGGACGCGGACGTGGTCCTGGTGGTCGGCTCGGGACTGGGTGAACTCTCCTCCAACTACCACACGTTCAAGCCGCGCGGCCGGGTGATCCAGATCGAGGCGGACCTCGGCAAGCTGGAGTCCAACCACCCGGCGCTGGGCATCCACGCGGACGCGCGACTCGCGTTGCAGGCGCTGCTGGAGACGGTGACCGAGCGTTCGGACCCTTCGGCGCCGGAACGCGTCCGCGAGGTGCTGACCAAGGTCGCCGACCGCATCGCCGCCCAGGAACTCACCCTGGAACAGGAGCTGTTGGCCTCGATCCGCCGAGCCCTGCCCGCTGCGTCCCCCTCCTTCTGGGACATGACGATCCTGGCGTACTGGGCCTGGTCGGCCTTCGACGCCAAGGGCCCCAATCTCCTGCACTCCGCGCAGGGCGCCGGAGGTCTGGGCTACGGCTTCCCCGCGGCACTGGGCGCGGCGGTGGCCGACCCTTCGCACCCGGTCCTGGCGGTCTCGGGAGACGGCGGAGCCCTCTACTCCATCGCCGAACTGGCCACGGCCCGCCAGTACGACCTCGACGTCACCTGGCTCATCGTCGACGACGGCGGCTACGGCATCCTGCGCGAGTACATGACGGACGCGTTCGGCGAGACGACGGCGACGGAACTGACCCGGCCGGACTATGTGGCGCTGGCGGAGTCGTTCGGGGTGCCGGGGGTACGGACGTCGCCGGAGACCCTCGCCGACGACCTGTCCAAGGCGTTCGCGGCACCGGGGCCCTCGGTGGTCGTCCTCCCGGCGGTGCTGCGGATGTTCGCGGCGACGCACCTGGACGGCTGA
- a CDS encoding glycosyltransferase family 39 protein, with product MTSATDPHPHTETVSADWPPPAPPSAPPDKAPRWSLPALVAILVLAAVLYGWNLSGSGMNSFYSSAIYSGTQSWKAWFFGSLDAGNFITVDKPPFALMVMGLSCRIFGFGTWQMMAPEIAAALGTIWILHTSVKRVFGHMAATIAALVLALTPITVAINRDNNPDTLLVLLMVGGAALALRAVRNDRLLPLIGSAVLFGLAFNTKMLQGYIALPAVFAVYLYASRLGWKKKAVNLALAAVALAVASFWWATAVSLVPADDRPYIGGSTDGSAWNLIMGYNGLGRVLGGEGNGGGGGGGATFAGSAGIGRMFNDVLGGQISWLIPFAFIALVAGLALCGRAPRTDATRAALVMWGGWLVLHYLTFAMAEGTMHPYYTTALAPGIAALTGAGGVMLWRAFRGADARWSWVLPAGLAVTGIWAIVLLRRATGWNTWLWPVIGVLMVLAVVGLFVFRTAGSGTRLRLLGVSVAAAVVAALAGPTAYAASPAFGSAGGMMGGTNPTAGPSTGGGMGGPGGGGGRGGFGGNGGGPGGQQGTQQGGQANGELPGGGNGRMQPGGGNGELPQGGGAPSGTNGELPGGGTAPGGTSGGQSGQSGTAPGGSGTTSGGPGGGGMGGGGMGGSVDSELVSYLEKHQDGAKWLLAVSNSQSAGQLILSTHKPVISMGGFTGQDKAMTLAKLKELVKKGELHYIQLGGGGMGGMGGADQELTTWVQKNGTAVKESDYSTGKSSTSGSGSTSSSTSTSTSTSTVYRLDASDVG from the coding sequence GTGACATCTGCCACCGATCCCCACCCCCACACCGAGACCGTGTCCGCCGACTGGCCGCCGCCGGCCCCGCCCTCGGCCCCACCGGACAAGGCCCCCCGCTGGTCGCTGCCCGCGCTGGTCGCGATCCTCGTCCTGGCCGCGGTCCTGTACGGCTGGAACCTGTCCGGCTCCGGCATGAACAGCTTCTACAGCTCCGCCATCTACAGCGGCACACAGAGCTGGAAGGCCTGGTTCTTCGGTTCGCTGGACGCCGGCAACTTCATCACCGTCGACAAGCCGCCGTTCGCGCTGATGGTCATGGGCCTGTCGTGCCGCATCTTCGGCTTCGGCACCTGGCAGATGATGGCGCCCGAGATCGCCGCCGCCCTCGGCACGATCTGGATCCTGCACACCTCCGTGAAGCGGGTCTTCGGGCACATGGCGGCCACCATCGCCGCGCTCGTCCTCGCGCTGACCCCGATCACCGTCGCGATCAACCGTGACAACAACCCCGACACCCTCCTCGTCCTGCTGATGGTCGGCGGCGCGGCCCTCGCCCTGCGCGCGGTGCGCAACGACAGGCTGCTGCCGCTGATCGGCTCGGCGGTCCTGTTCGGACTCGCCTTCAACACCAAGATGCTCCAGGGCTACATCGCCCTGCCGGCCGTCTTCGCGGTCTACCTCTACGCGTCGAGGCTCGGCTGGAAGAAGAAGGCCGTCAACCTGGCCCTCGCGGCTGTGGCGTTGGCGGTCGCCAGCTTCTGGTGGGCGACGGCGGTCTCGCTCGTGCCCGCCGACGACCGGCCCTACATCGGCGGTTCGACCGACGGCAGCGCCTGGAACCTGATCATGGGCTACAACGGCCTGGGCCGGGTCCTCGGCGGCGAGGGCAACGGCGGAGGCGGTGGGGGCGGCGCCACCTTCGCCGGCAGCGCGGGCATCGGCCGGATGTTCAACGACGTCCTCGGCGGCCAGATCTCCTGGCTCATCCCCTTCGCCTTCATCGCCCTGGTCGCCGGTCTGGCACTGTGCGGCCGGGCCCCGCGCACCGACGCCACCCGCGCCGCGCTCGTCATGTGGGGCGGCTGGCTGGTGCTGCACTACCTGACCTTCGCGATGGCCGAGGGCACCATGCACCCGTACTACACGACCGCGCTCGCCCCGGGCATCGCGGCGCTGACCGGCGCGGGCGGCGTCATGCTGTGGCGCGCCTTCCGCGGCGCCGACGCCCGCTGGTCCTGGGTCCTGCCGGCCGGGCTCGCGGTCACCGGAATCTGGGCGATCGTGCTGCTGCGCCGGGCCACCGGCTGGAACACCTGGCTGTGGCCGGTCATCGGTGTCCTCATGGTCCTGGCGGTCGTGGGTCTGTTCGTCTTCCGTACGGCGGGCTCGGGGACGAGGCTCCGGCTGCTCGGGGTGTCCGTCGCGGCGGCGGTCGTCGCGGCCCTCGCGGGTCCCACGGCGTACGCGGCCTCGCCGGCCTTCGGCTCCGCCGGCGGCATGATGGGCGGCACCAACCCGACGGCGGGCCCCTCGACCGGCGGCGGCATGGGCGGTCCCGGCGGCGGTGGCGGCCGGGGCGGCTTCGGCGGCAACGGTGGCGGGCCGGGTGGCCAACAGGGCACCCAGCAGGGCGGCCAGGCGAACGGTGAGCTCCCGGGGGGCGGCAACGGCCGGATGCAGCCGGGTGGCGGCAACGGTGAGCTGCCCCAGGGCGGCGGCGCGCCGAGCGGCACGAACGGGGAACTCCCGGGCGGCGGCACCGCTCCCGGCGGCACGTCCGGCGGCCAGAGCGGCCAGTCCGGTACGGCTCCCGGCGGCAGCGGCACCACGAGCGGCGGCCCCGGTGGCGGTGGCATGGGCGGTGGCGGCATGGGAGGCAGCGTCGACAGCGAGCTGGTCTCGTACCTGGAGAAGCACCAGGACGGCGCCAAGTGGCTGCTCGCGGTGTCCAACTCGCAGAGCGCCGGCCAGCTGATCCTCAGCACGCACAAGCCCGTCATCTCCATGGGCGGCTTCACCGGCCAGGACAAGGCGATGACGCTGGCCAAGCTCAAGGAGCTGGTGAAGAAGGGCGAGCTGCACTACATCCAGCTCGGCGGCGGCGGCATGGGAGGCATGGGAGGCGCTGACCAGGAGCTCACGACCTGGGTGCAGAAGAACGGCACGGCGGTGAAGGAGAGCGACTACAGCACGGGCAAGAGCTCGACGTCGGGGTCGGGGTCGACTTCCTCTTCCACCTCCACTTCCACTTCCACGTCGACCGTCTACCGCCTGGACGCGTCGGACGTCGGCTGA
- a CDS encoding PucR family transcriptional regulator: protein MPDPAVPPTPPVPLASLLAREDLALRQIAGPTDPATVIHWAHASEMADPYPYLLGGELLLTAGVHIPEAAGSGTYFDDYVSRIVAAGGAALGFGVAPVHDTVPRALVAACDAHGLPLIEIPPRTTFSGVARAVWQLMAQARHAELRRVTEAQQSLAAAASRPDPVPSVLRQLAQRVGGWAVLYGADGTEVVSAGRPVRTAAREALTELAEVVRPSGPGVPASAGQATADVHLAAYALGAGHGFVLGVAAPHRDPGDHTIASVAAVLLSLLTGEQQSGSGAARSSALVRLLLGASAQDVAPLLGGQRWVVVHARPDTFAAPDPVAASALGASLGSPLIDVARDVVRVLLAADREPAPQPGWTLGVSAVAGPAEWPVADAQAGRALARARATRAGLVRYGARPALADLVPEADAEQLARALLAPLAPTLTSTLRTWLSLHGSWDRTAVALDVHRNTVRQRIAKCGALLELDLDDPDVRMELWFALRRS, encoded by the coding sequence ATGCCGGACCCGGCAGTCCCACCCACCCCGCCCGTCCCGCTGGCCTCACTCCTGGCCCGCGAGGACCTGGCGCTACGGCAGATCGCGGGACCCACCGACCCGGCCACGGTGATCCACTGGGCGCACGCCTCGGAGATGGCGGACCCGTACCCGTATCTGCTGGGCGGCGAGCTGCTGCTGACGGCCGGGGTGCACATCCCGGAGGCCGCGGGCTCCGGCACGTACTTCGACGACTACGTGTCGAGGATCGTCGCGGCGGGCGGTGCGGCCCTCGGCTTCGGCGTGGCACCGGTGCACGACACGGTCCCGCGCGCCCTGGTCGCCGCCTGCGACGCCCACGGGCTGCCGCTGATCGAGATCCCGCCCCGGACCACCTTCTCCGGCGTGGCCCGCGCGGTCTGGCAGCTGATGGCTCAGGCCCGCCACGCGGAACTCCGCCGCGTCACCGAGGCCCAGCAGAGCCTGGCCGCCGCCGCGTCCCGCCCCGATCCGGTGCCGTCGGTGCTGCGGCAGCTGGCGCAGCGGGTCGGAGGGTGGGCGGTGCTGTACGGGGCGGACGGGACGGAGGTCGTGTCCGCCGGGCGACCGGTACGGACAGCCGCCCGGGAGGCACTGACCGAACTCGCGGAGGTCGTACGCCCCTCCGGCCCCGGAGTCCCGGCCTCCGCCGGCCAGGCGACCGCCGACGTCCACCTCGCCGCCTACGCCCTCGGCGCCGGCCACGGCTTCGTGCTCGGGGTCGCCGCGCCCCACCGCGACCCCGGCGACCACACCATCGCCTCCGTCGCGGCCGTGCTGCTGTCGTTGCTCACCGGTGAGCAGCAGAGCGGGTCGGGGGCGGCGCGGTCGTCGGCTCTGGTGCGGCTGCTGCTGGGAGCGTCGGCGCAGGATGTGGCTCCGCTGCTCGGTGGGCAGCGGTGGGTCGTCGTGCACGCCCGCCCGGACACGTTCGCCGCTCCCGACCCTGTCGCCGCCTCCGCGCTGGGCGCCTCGCTCGGGTCGCCGCTCATCGACGTGGCGCGGGATGTCGTACGGGTGCTGCTGGCCGCCGACCGGGAGCCCGCCCCGCAGCCGGGGTGGACGCTCGGGGTCAGTGCCGTGGCCGGTCCCGCCGAATGGCCCGTCGCCGACGCCCAGGCGGGGCGGGCGCTGGCCCGTGCCCGGGCCACCCGGGCCGGGCTGGTCCGGTACGGGGCCCGGCCGGCCCTCGCCGACCTGGTGCCGGAGGCGGACGCCGAGCAACTTGCCAGGGCGCTCCTGGCCCCGCTCGCTCCCACCCTCACCTCGACGCTGCGCACCTGGCTGTCCCTGCACGGCAGTTGGGACCGTACGGCGGTCGCGCTGGACGTGCACCGCAACACCGTGCGGCAGCGGATCGCGAAGTGCGGGGCGCTGCTGGAGCTGGACCTGGACGACCCGGACGTACGGATGGAGCTGTGGTTCGCGCTGCGCCGGTCATGA